Proteins found in one Chiloscyllium plagiosum isolate BGI_BamShark_2017 chromosome 23, ASM401019v2, whole genome shotgun sequence genomic segment:
- the ncaph2 gene encoding condensin-2 complex subunit H2 isoform X1, with the protein MEDVESRFTHLLQPIRELTKNWEIDVASQLGEYLEELDQICISFDDGKTTMNFAEAALLIQGSACIYSRKVEYLHSLVFQALDLISNKKRNQKATSIAADGTDNDVSLANDKDWEFLSLDDIECPSKINIDLQEGHSSNVVNIIPLTPMALVPLEEIEKKNNPLLSRRGEILGSRKDFRMNTCTPHATGAFMLELASVSPMSYLHRQQQGNTKYNRNDLQNVQKDIGMDNSDSQTPVPVLNFLEEGGIDDDVGDADGSFVPLYAEGDLVQEHITKQTAEAGNQGYVLRKRDPAVPGKMHTKEVLNPWRSLDPFEAAQDKPFKKGIHFIIPARVDITGGKRKRKTFVKQKDFGKWFSEIYYGGWSETKNRKRGPTFADLEVLYWQYMKDRLQAQRKHQQMMIALRGRVIEELDVEAGNMEEELNDLQEQAEDHLDNDGVEDDYDINLDQEADAAQDNHNPPNLEPFGETGSVSYEELVRRNVDLFIANSQKYAQETALSLRVRDWEEKIGPRLEEQDERAVFDIHDYGVRIMDAFDCIRQRRSFASIVAGKEAFEVCRYMLATLQLANDYTVDIWQKEGLFESVDTMELTLLTKLRAHERFRTYMAPSISNK; encoded by the exons ATGGAGGATGTTGAGTCACGATTCACACATCTCCTTCAGCCCATTAGAGAGTTGACAAAGAACTGGGAGATTGATGTGGCATCTCAGCTGGGGGAATATCTAGAAGAG TTGGACCAGATCTGCATTTCCTTCGATGATGGGAAGACAACAATGAACTTTGCAGAAGCTGCACTTTTGATCCAAGGCTCGGCATGTATTTACAGCAGGAAG GTGGAATATCTGCATTCTCTGGTGTTCCAGGCGCTGGACCTGATCTCCAACAAGAa ACGGAATCAAAAAGCTACATCCATTGCTGCGGATGGTACAGATAATGATGTGTCTTTGGCCAATGACAAGGATTGGGAA TTTTTGTCTCTTGATGATATTGAGTGTCCATcaaaaatcaacattgatttGCAGGAGGGTCACAGTTCAAAT GTTGTGAACATCATCCCATTAACACCGATGGCACTGGTACCGCTAGAAgaaattgagaaaaagaacaaccCTCTCTTGAG CCGGAGAGGAGAGATCCTTGGCAGCCGCAAGGATTTCCGAATGAATACTTGTACCCCTCATGCCACAGGTGCATTCATGTTAGAGTTGGCCAGTGTGTCACCGATGAGCTATCTGCACAGGCAACAGCAAGGCAACACGAAATACAATAGGAATG ACTTGCAGAATGTTCAAAAGGACATAGGCATGGATAACAGTGACAGTCAAACTCCAGTTCCAGTATTGAACTTCTTGGAAGAAGGGG GAATCGATGATGACGTTGGTGATGCTGATGGCAGTTTTGTTCcactttacgcagagggtgattTGGTTCAGGAGCACATTACAAAACAGACG GCTGAGGCTGGAAATCAGGGTTACGTCCTGCGTAAGAGGGATCCAGCAGTGCCTGGCAAAATGCACACAAAG GAAGTGCTCAACCCTTGGAGGAGCCTGGATCCTTTTGAAGCTGCTCAAGACAAGCCATTCAAGAAAG GAATACATTTTATTATCCCAGCGCGTGTTGATATCACTGGAGGCAAACGAAAACGGAAAACCTTTGTAAAACAGAAAGATTTTGGGAAATGGTTCTCTGAGATAT ATTACGGTGGATGGAGTGAGACAAAAAATCGGAAAAGAGGCCCAACGTTTGCAG ATTTGGAGGTTCTGTACTGGCAATACATGAAAGACAGACTCCAAGCTCAAAGGAAACATCAGCAAATGATG ATTGCTCTGCGTGGGAGGGTAATAGAGGAGTTAGATGTAGAAGCAGGAAACATGGAAGAAGAATTAAATGACTTACAAGAACAAGCTGAAGACCATCTGGATAACGACGGAGTGGAAG ATGATTATGACATTAATTTGGATCAAGAAGCTGATGCAGCTCAGGACAACCACAACCCCCCAAATCTGG AACCTTTTGGAGAAACGGGATCTGTGAGTTATGAGGAGCTTGTCAGAAGGAATGTG GACCTGTTTATCGCtaattcccagaagtatgcccAGGAAACAGCTCTCTCTCTTCGTGTAAGGGACTGGGAGGAGAAAATTGGCCCAAGACTGGAAGAACAG GATGAGCGAGCTGTTTTTGACATCCACGATTATGGAGTTAGAATTATGGATGCATTTGACTGTATCAGACAGAGGCGTTCATTTGCAAGCATTGTGGCTGGGAAGGAGGCTTTTGAGGTGTGTCGATATATGCTGGCCACACTGCAACTG GCCAATGACTACACGGTGGACATATGGCAGAAAGAAGGGCTGTTTGAATCAGTCGACACGATGGAACTCACCCTTTTGACCAAACTAAGAGCTCACGAACGTTTCCGGACATACATGGCTCCATCTATTtcaaataaatga
- the ncaph2 gene encoding condensin-2 complex subunit H2 isoform X2: MEDVESRFTHLLQPIRELTKNWEIDVASQLGEYLEELDQICISFDDGKTTMNFAEAALLIQGSACIYSRKVEYLHSLVFQALDLISNKKRNQKATSIAADGTDNDVSLANDKDWEFLSLDDIECPSKINIDLQEGHSSNVVNIIPLTPMALVPLEEIEKKNNPLLSRRGEILGSRKDFRMNTCTPHATGAFMLELASVSPMSYLHRQQQGNTKYNRNDLQNVQKDIGMDNSDSQTPVPVLNFLEEGGIDDDVGDADGSFVPLYAEGDLVQEHITKQTAEAGNQGYVLRKRDPAVPGKMHTKEVLNPWRSLDPFEAAQDKPFKKGIHFIIPARVDITGGKRKRKTFVKQKDFGKWFSEIYYGGWSETKNRKRGPTFADLEVLYWQYMKDRLQAQRKHQQMMIALRGRVIEELDVEAGNMEEELNDLQEQAEDHLDNDGVEEPFGETGSVSYEELVRRNVDLFIANSQKYAQETALSLRVRDWEEKIGPRLEEQDERAVFDIHDYGVRIMDAFDCIRQRRSFASIVAGKEAFEVCRYMLATLQLANDYTVDIWQKEGLFESVDTMELTLLTKLRAHERFRTYMAPSISNK; this comes from the exons ATGGAGGATGTTGAGTCACGATTCACACATCTCCTTCAGCCCATTAGAGAGTTGACAAAGAACTGGGAGATTGATGTGGCATCTCAGCTGGGGGAATATCTAGAAGAG TTGGACCAGATCTGCATTTCCTTCGATGATGGGAAGACAACAATGAACTTTGCAGAAGCTGCACTTTTGATCCAAGGCTCGGCATGTATTTACAGCAGGAAG GTGGAATATCTGCATTCTCTGGTGTTCCAGGCGCTGGACCTGATCTCCAACAAGAa ACGGAATCAAAAAGCTACATCCATTGCTGCGGATGGTACAGATAATGATGTGTCTTTGGCCAATGACAAGGATTGGGAA TTTTTGTCTCTTGATGATATTGAGTGTCCATcaaaaatcaacattgatttGCAGGAGGGTCACAGTTCAAAT GTTGTGAACATCATCCCATTAACACCGATGGCACTGGTACCGCTAGAAgaaattgagaaaaagaacaaccCTCTCTTGAG CCGGAGAGGAGAGATCCTTGGCAGCCGCAAGGATTTCCGAATGAATACTTGTACCCCTCATGCCACAGGTGCATTCATGTTAGAGTTGGCCAGTGTGTCACCGATGAGCTATCTGCACAGGCAACAGCAAGGCAACACGAAATACAATAGGAATG ACTTGCAGAATGTTCAAAAGGACATAGGCATGGATAACAGTGACAGTCAAACTCCAGTTCCAGTATTGAACTTCTTGGAAGAAGGGG GAATCGATGATGACGTTGGTGATGCTGATGGCAGTTTTGTTCcactttacgcagagggtgattTGGTTCAGGAGCACATTACAAAACAGACG GCTGAGGCTGGAAATCAGGGTTACGTCCTGCGTAAGAGGGATCCAGCAGTGCCTGGCAAAATGCACACAAAG GAAGTGCTCAACCCTTGGAGGAGCCTGGATCCTTTTGAAGCTGCTCAAGACAAGCCATTCAAGAAAG GAATACATTTTATTATCCCAGCGCGTGTTGATATCACTGGAGGCAAACGAAAACGGAAAACCTTTGTAAAACAGAAAGATTTTGGGAAATGGTTCTCTGAGATAT ATTACGGTGGATGGAGTGAGACAAAAAATCGGAAAAGAGGCCCAACGTTTGCAG ATTTGGAGGTTCTGTACTGGCAATACATGAAAGACAGACTCCAAGCTCAAAGGAAACATCAGCAAATGATG ATTGCTCTGCGTGGGAGGGTAATAGAGGAGTTAGATGTAGAAGCAGGAAACATGGAAGAAGAATTAAATGACTTACAAGAACAAGCTGAAGACCATCTGGATAACGACGGAGTGGAAG AACCTTTTGGAGAAACGGGATCTGTGAGTTATGAGGAGCTTGTCAGAAGGAATGTG GACCTGTTTATCGCtaattcccagaagtatgcccAGGAAACAGCTCTCTCTCTTCGTGTAAGGGACTGGGAGGAGAAAATTGGCCCAAGACTGGAAGAACAG GATGAGCGAGCTGTTTTTGACATCCACGATTATGGAGTTAGAATTATGGATGCATTTGACTGTATCAGACAGAGGCGTTCATTTGCAAGCATTGTGGCTGGGAAGGAGGCTTTTGAGGTGTGTCGATATATGCTGGCCACACTGCAACTG GCCAATGACTACACGGTGGACATATGGCAGAAAGAAGGGCTGTTTGAATCAGTCGACACGATGGAACTCACCCTTTTGACCAAACTAAGAGCTCACGAACGTTTCCGGACATACATGGCTCCATCTATTtcaaataaatga